The proteins below come from a single Demetria terragena DSM 11295 genomic window:
- the pucL gene encoding factor-independent urate hydroxylase translates to MSYVLGHNQYGKAEIHVVRVYRDGGREAEHDLVDYNVSVAHQGDFVDAHQTGDQAQVLTTDATKNTVNAFMKEHGEQARTPEGLALALARHFVDDVPQITSCRVKVEAFPWERAHGTPHGFVRNKDYVRTVTVTKSSDEEAVVSGLKDLTVLKTTDSEFHGFYEEKYTTLKPTNDRVMATDVTAQWRHGSTEVDWEASFAAVYDAITKAFANAYSYALQHTIWEMGTAALDAADSLEEIRFSCPNNHHFVLDLTPFGLENNCEVHHADDRPYGLIEATIQRDENSSQSSAFDPGQGW, encoded by the coding sequence ATGTCCTACGTGCTGGGGCACAACCAATACGGCAAGGCCGAAATCCACGTCGTGCGCGTCTATCGCGACGGCGGCCGCGAGGCCGAACACGACCTGGTCGATTACAACGTCAGTGTTGCGCACCAAGGCGACTTCGTCGATGCCCACCAGACCGGCGATCAAGCCCAGGTCCTGACGACTGACGCCACCAAAAACACCGTCAACGCGTTCATGAAGGAACACGGTGAACAGGCCCGAACACCAGAGGGTTTGGCGCTCGCGCTGGCGAGGCACTTCGTCGATGACGTACCGCAGATCACGAGTTGCCGTGTCAAGGTCGAAGCGTTCCCATGGGAGCGCGCTCACGGAACCCCGCACGGGTTCGTCCGCAACAAGGACTATGTCCGTACGGTCACCGTCACCAAGTCATCGGATGAGGAAGCGGTCGTCTCCGGGCTGAAAGACCTGACCGTGTTGAAGACCACGGACTCGGAGTTCCATGGGTTCTACGAGGAGAAATACACGACGCTCAAGCCGACCAATGACCGCGTCATGGCAACGGACGTCACGGCGCAATGGCGGCACGGGTCGACGGAGGTCGACTGGGAGGCGTCCTTCGCAGCGGTGTACGACGCGATCACTAAAGCCTTCGCCAATGCCTACTCCTATGCCCTCCAGCACACGATCTGGGAAATGGGGACCGCTGCCCTGGACGCAGCCGACTCACTAGAGGAGATCCGATTCTCCTGCCCAAACAACCACCACTTCGTGCTCGACCTGACGCCGTTCGGGTTGGAAAACAACTGCGAAGTCCACCACGCCGACGACCGGCCGTACGGGCTCATCGAAGCAACCATCCAACGCGACGAAAACTCTTCGCAATCAAGCGCATTCGACCCTGGCCAAGGTTGGTGA
- the uraH gene encoding hydroxyisourate hydrolase, whose translation MATLSTHVLDAVTGNPARGVEVSVTVRADDAASEAIVGAGRTNDDGRVPDLAPDGLAPSTYRITFATGDWFQAQGIQGFYPEVAITFLVDTDRHYHVPVLLSPFAFSTYRGS comes from the coding sequence ATGGCAACACTGTCCACGCACGTACTCGATGCCGTCACCGGAAACCCGGCGCGTGGAGTCGAGGTCAGCGTGACGGTCCGTGCGGATGATGCCGCCAGCGAGGCGATAGTCGGCGCGGGAAGGACGAATGACGACGGGCGAGTGCCCGACCTCGCACCCGACGGCCTGGCGCCCAGCACGTACCGCATCACCTTCGCCACCGGTGACTGGTTTCAGGCCCAAGGAATTCAGGGCTTTTACCCCGAGGTCGCCATCACTTTCCTGGTGGACACCGACCGGCATTATCACGTTCCGGTGCTGCTCAGCCCGTTCGCCTTCTCTACCTATCGAGGGAGCTAA
- the uraD gene encoding 2-oxo-4-hydroxy-4-carboxy-5-ureidoimidazoline decarboxylase: MTTKLSLEQLNSAESTNLSDVLLACCASPEWVRALLAHRPFATVEDVLADCDRAFAGISDSAIDDALSGHPRIGDRAAGSGADAQWSREEQASVADADADVQTRLRAGNVAYEERFNRVFLIRAAGRSPEDMLAELTRRLDQDDHTERAEVREQLRQITRLRLEGLLTD; this comes from the coding sequence ATGACGACCAAACTGTCTCTGGAACAACTGAACTCGGCAGAATCGACCAATCTGAGTGACGTGCTGTTGGCCTGCTGCGCGAGCCCAGAATGGGTACGTGCGCTGCTAGCCCATCGTCCCTTCGCCACCGTTGAGGATGTCTTGGCGGATTGCGACCGTGCGTTTGCGGGCATCAGCGACTCCGCCATTGACGACGCGCTGTCGGGTCACCCGCGCATCGGTGACCGCGCCGCCGGCAGCGGTGCCGACGCGCAGTGGAGCCGCGAGGAACAGGCGAGCGTGGCAGATGCGGACGCCGACGTTCAGACCCGTCTGCGCGCAGGCAATGTCGCCTACGAGGAACGCTTCAACCGGGTCTTCCTGATCCGCGCCGCCGGTCGCAGCCCGGAAGACATGCTCGCCGAACTCACTCGACGGCTAGATCAGGACGACCACACCGAGCGGGCCGAGGTCCGCGAACAACTTCGACAGATCACTCGGCTGCGTCTCGAGGGACTGCTCACCGACTGA
- a CDS encoding IclR family transcriptional regulator, whose amino-acid sequence MCSQPRPSGVQSVTRALEILEVVDAAGGEATLSHISAEAQLPMPTIHRLVRTLVDRSYLRQLPDRRYALGVRLIPLGNTAREGFGSRSTREIDSLVKEFGETVNLATLDGDQLVYVSQVPAPRAMRMFTELGKHVPLHCRAAGKALLSMLTDDQARAILGRTGMRAQTPHTMTDPEALIAQLAEVRTLGFAAETGEMEAGVRCLAVPVPSATAQFAVSLSAPEPRLNPALEDRILPALQKVARRLAAQLDSGAEAS is encoded by the coding sequence ATGTGTAGCCAACCACGACCCAGCGGTGTGCAGTCGGTGACGCGCGCCTTGGAGATCCTCGAAGTCGTGGACGCCGCTGGTGGAGAGGCGACGCTCAGCCACATCAGCGCCGAGGCTCAGTTGCCGATGCCGACGATTCATCGCTTGGTCAGGACGCTGGTCGATCGCTCCTACCTGCGTCAATTGCCCGACCGTCGCTACGCCCTAGGCGTCCGGCTCATTCCGCTCGGCAACACGGCACGTGAGGGTTTCGGATCCCGAAGCACGCGCGAAATTGACTCTCTAGTCAAAGAATTCGGCGAGACAGTCAATCTCGCGACGCTCGATGGCGATCAGTTGGTCTACGTCAGCCAAGTGCCGGCACCTCGTGCGATGCGCATGTTCACCGAACTCGGCAAGCACGTACCGCTGCACTGCCGAGCGGCGGGCAAAGCGCTGTTGTCCATGCTGACGGACGATCAAGCTCGCGCCATTCTCGGGCGTACCGGGATGCGAGCGCAGACGCCGCACACGATGACTGACCCCGAGGCGCTCATCGCCCAACTTGCCGAGGTCCGCACGCTTGGCTTTGCCGCGGAAACCGGCGAGATGGAGGCGGGCGTGCGATGCCTGGCCGTCCCGGTCCCAAGCGCAACGGCCCAATTCGCCGTTTCGCTTTCGGCGCCCGAGCCGCGGCTCAACCCAGCGTTGGAGGACCGGATTCTCCCGGCGCTACAGAAGGTCGCCCGACGCCTCGCAGCCCAACTCGACAGCGGCGCGGAGGCGTCATGA